One window from the genome of Methyloradius palustris encodes:
- a CDS encoding beta-ribofuranosylaminobenzene 5'-phosphate synthase family protein yields the protein MTAEILPNNRNGVHVITTARLHMGFFDLNGGLGRKFGSIGVSLSEPATELQAFKADGFSVEGQASAHQAGQRALSMAKHLATSLDLEGGVHLNIQQLITEHAGLGSGTQLALAVGLAMSQLYSLDLTIKDIALMTQRGARSGIGLGTFAAGGVIIDGGRAEKTEIPPVIARAEFPEEWRIILIYDHGLRGVHGNQEVEAFRSLPEFSAESAAKLCRYVLMQALPALAEKDLHSFGLAIRELQQRTGDHFAPAQGGRYASKKVSQILEWLETQGVQCMGQSSWGPTGFAIFADELKASQLLADLQNRYTDSDLGFMLCKGRNEGALVTSF from the coding sequence ATGACTGCAGAAATACTCCCAAATAACCGCAATGGCGTACACGTGATAACCACTGCGCGCCTGCATATGGGGTTTTTCGATTTGAATGGCGGCTTAGGCCGCAAATTTGGCAGTATTGGCGTTTCACTCAGCGAGCCAGCCACTGAGTTGCAAGCCTTCAAGGCGGATGGCTTCAGTGTTGAGGGGCAGGCAAGCGCGCACCAAGCAGGTCAACGTGCGTTGAGCATGGCAAAGCATCTAGCAACATCCCTTGATTTAGAGGGTGGTGTGCATTTAAACATTCAGCAATTAATTACAGAGCATGCAGGATTGGGCTCGGGTACACAGCTCGCATTGGCGGTTGGTTTGGCAATGAGTCAACTCTACAGCCTCGATTTGACTATCAAGGATATTGCCTTGATGACGCAGCGTGGCGCACGGTCTGGTATAGGCTTGGGAACGTTTGCCGCTGGAGGCGTCATTATTGATGGTGGGCGCGCTGAAAAGACCGAGATCCCACCGGTGATTGCCCGCGCTGAATTCCCTGAAGAATGGCGCATTATCCTGATTTATGACCATGGCTTGCGCGGTGTGCATGGTAATCAGGAGGTCGAGGCGTTTCGAAGCTTGCCAGAGTTCTCCGCAGAGAGTGCAGCAAAGCTCTGTAGATATGTCTTGATGCAAGCGTTACCTGCCTTGGCTGAAAAAGATTTGCACAGCTTTGGCTTGGCCATTCGTGAGTTGCAACAGCGTACAGGTGATCATTTCGCGCCTGCGCAGGGTGGGCGCTATGCCAGCAAAAAAGTCAGCCAGATATTGGAGTGGCTGGAAACGCAAGGTGTGCAATGTATGGGGCAGAGTTCTTGGGGGCCTACAGGTTTTGCGATTTTTGCCGATGAACTCAAGGCGTCGCAATTGCTAGCGGACTTACAGAATAGATATACTGATAGCGATTTAGGCTTTATGCTTTGCAAAGGCCGCAATGAAGGGGCATTAGTCACCAGTTTTTAA
- a CDS encoding NAD(P)-dependent methylenetetrahydromethanopterin dehydrogenase: MEKPYILHFITPAKNASPFDVNMAYDAGYDAIAQYTNVQPNEVTGLVQDAIFSRGPRGVWRTGMLIGGRDVDLAMDMLETARKSMVPPFEISVFADPSGAFTTSAAMMARVEQLLEKHFGGDLNGRKVSVFGATGPVGGCSAVIAAKYGATVELVAHKTLADVQAKADAYNARYGTNIQYVDGSTDELKQKVLENTDVALCCASAGVRVLTIDLMKSSKSLKVVADVNAVPPTGAEGVGVMADGVLIEGTNIYGIGALAIGNIKYQTQQRLFKRMLEGQSHVYIDFITAFELARKDLV, encoded by the coding sequence GTGGAAAAACCGTATATCTTGCATTTCATCACACCAGCGAAGAATGCAAGCCCATTTGACGTGAATATGGCGTATGACGCAGGTTATGACGCGATTGCCCAGTACACCAATGTGCAGCCAAATGAAGTGACTGGCTTGGTACAGGATGCAATTTTCTCACGAGGCCCACGCGGTGTTTGGCGCACGGGCATGTTGATTGGCGGTCGAGACGTAGATCTAGCCATGGACATGTTAGAGACTGCCAGAAAATCCATGGTGCCTCCATTTGAAATATCTGTATTTGCTGATCCATCAGGTGCATTTACTACATCTGCCGCAATGATGGCACGTGTTGAACAGCTGTTGGAAAAGCATTTTGGTGGCGATTTGAATGGTCGCAAGGTGAGTGTATTTGGCGCTACTGGGCCAGTCGGCGGCTGTTCAGCAGTGATTGCAGCTAAATACGGCGCTACAGTTGAATTAGTAGCGCATAAAACGCTTGCAGATGTGCAAGCTAAAGCTGACGCTTATAACGCTCGTTATGGAACAAATATTCAGTATGTGGACGGAAGTACTGACGAACTGAAACAAAAAGTTCTGGAAAATACAGATGTAGCACTATGCTGTGCTTCTGCTGGTGTGCGCGTATTAACCATTGATCTGATGAAATCCTCTAAGAGCCTTAAGGTAGTGGCCGATGTGAATGCTGTCCCTCCTACTGGTGCTGAAGGTGTGGGCGTCATGGCTGATGGTGTCTTAATTGAAGGTACCAATATCTACGGTATTGGCGCGCTGGCCATTGGCAATATCAAGTACCAGACTCAGCAACGCCTGTTCAAGCGCATGCTTGAAGGCCAGAGCCATGTTTACATTGACTTTATTACCGCGTTTGAGCTGGCTCGTAAAGATCTGGTATAG